Sequence from the Phragmites australis chromosome 11, lpPhrAust1.1, whole genome shotgun sequence genome:
CACCAACCGTCGCCCACCACAAAACAGCCCTTCTTTGTCATGATTTCATCTTCCTTATCTTCCTTTCTTGTTGCTAGGGAGCTCTTGTCATCCCCTTTCCACCCTCCATTCTCCACTCCAGATCCTCCACCGTTGCCCACATTCATGCTAACTAGGTGGTGCCAAACCGACGATTACTCACCACTGTGCGACCTTTCGCACCACCGGTCCTCCCACCACTGTGGTCGATGGCGCCCTGCCCACCACCGGTTTGGCCTTCCTCCACGGCATTCCCTCTAATCCCAAGGGTCACCAGCTCAGTGTGACCCCGAACTCTGAACCCTAACTCATCGATCCACCTGTAGGAGTTCACGGAGTTTGCTAGAGATGGAGTAGGAGGTGTCCAACACGGATTGTCACCGGTTGAAAGGTCAGTAATTTGAGTTTTCCCCTCCCCCAAAATTATCATTGATCTGTTAATTAGTAGTTCCCGTAAACCCATCCAACTAAAAAAATCAGGCCAAATCAGGTAAGGCTCGGGCCACTTGATGAATCTTACATgtaaaaatagttatagttaTTGTTTCGGACCGGGCTCGGGTTGAGCCAAATTTTTTTGGATGAGCAATTGCTAAATAGGCCCAACCCAGCAAGGTTTCCGAGCCTGCTTTTTCGGGCTTTGTAAGACTAGGGTAGGGCCAGGTTCCGGGCTTTGGCTTGGGCCAGGTTTCGGGCTTGAGCTCAGACCGAGCCTATGAGAATATGGCAACTTGCAATCGCAAGGCAAGCTAGGAACTGAAGTTGAGAGGAATGAAAGCTTGCAGTACGTACCTGCTGCCGCAAACAGAGCACAACGCCTCCGCGCCTCCCCAGTGCGTCGCCGCCTGCTTACCACGGCAACCGCAACCGAGCCTCACCAGTCCTCCACTCACATGCGCCTCGGGCAGCTCCCTGCCCTCGTTCGCCAGATGGCAAATCACGCACTGCTGCTGCTCAGCCGCACAGTTTCGCCCTCGGTCAGGGACAACCATTCTCCTCCCCGGCTTTCCTCTCCGACGGTGATCACCATGCATGGCTTCTTCACCATCTTACCCCGGCTTGTCCAGTCCAGGTGAAGCTTCCTCAGCTCCTCCCATGCCGGGCGTGCGTGCCCTGCAAGAATCTTGGTTTCTTTGTTTTCGGAGCGAACGATTGAATGAGCAGATCTTTATCGCCTCAGTCGCGTTGGTCGAGGTTGGTATTGTTAGCGCACGTGTTCATGCTGGTGTACATGTCTTAGACTCTAGGATCGATCGTTTCCCCTTTTCCTAGTTGACTCTCTCTGTTAGTTACGGCCTAACGGCCCTTGTACGTGTACATGTACCCGATCACTTGATCAATATGATGTGTGTTGCATCCATCTTCTCTCCAACTCTCTACATGATATCCATCTTCTCTCCAACGATAAAGGACCACTGATACAATCAGAGTGGATATGAATGGATATCACTTATCATGTGtcctatcctatatttttttaatcaaatacaCATAAAAATAGTATAGGATAAGTTGGATAATCATTTGTCCTTTTGGTAGTTGTTCTGCAAGCTTTCGATTGAATAGATGGAAGGAAATTATCCACTTTGTATCCTACATAGCACATTAGGCAATAGGAGGGCTATTAGAGTGATCACCTTCTTAAGATAAAAACACAATATATAGACTTCCTCGTAACACTTGATATTCCAATACCTTTGGACAAACCACTCATCCCGTATCTATCCCGTCCACCGTCACTGCCGATCTGCCCTTCTTCTATGACGTTCCCTCTAAGATGGAGGTCTACTCAAGAGTTCGGTGTGTACCCCAAAACCTAACTCCTCGATCCAGCCACCAAACTTCATGAAGTTTGCCAAAGATGAAGTAGAAGGTGTTTAACACGAATATCTCATTGGTCCAAAGGTCAATAATTCGACTGAACACCCTCCCCGAGAAATACAACTCATGTCCTTGTGTACGCACGGTCTATTTCGACCATCCATTCTTTTCACCTGATACTTATTCATTCGTTGATTCTGTTACCTACCTCTTTAACATAAATCTTAGTGTAAATAAATAGTTCTGATAAACCATACGTTCACATGCTCTAATAGAATTTTCATATCCTCTCACCCAAATCACTCCAATGGGATCACACACTTCCTAACCCGGTAGCAAAAATCAATCGATTGGCTCGTGTAAGGACTAAGGAGAAAGGAGTAGTTGCAACTGCAAACCACGAACTGAAGTTGAGAGGAATCAAAGCGTGCCTGCTGCCGCGGATGGAGAACCACGCCTCGGCGCAGCGCTGGTGCGCCGCCGCCAGCTCGCCGCGGCAGCCGCAGCCGAGCCTCACCAGCCGCCCGCTCAGCCGCTCGGGCACCTCGCCGTCGCCATCCCCGTCCCCCAGGTGGCAGATCCTGCACCCGGGCTCctcctgctgctcctcagcCGCGCACTCGTCGACGACGTCGACCACCACGTGCGCGGCTTCGCCCCCAGCCTTGGCCAGCCCTTCTCCTCCCCCGCTGGCCTCTCCGGCGGCGATCACCATGTCCGCCTCACAATCTCACGCCGGCACGCCAAGGCCAAGCctcttcatctcctcctcccATGTCCGGCGCGCGTGCTCCGAAAGAATATTTGGTTTATTGGTTCTCGAAATCGAGGGAACGAAGCGATGCTTATCGCCTCGATCGGTGCAGCGAACGGGGCGAGGCGGGTTGACCCGCGACAGCGAGAGGGCCGCGTGGGTCGAGGTGGACGCGATGCCGAGGCGGGCGCGTGACGGCAAGTCGCTATATATAAACGAccacgacgaggaggaggtgtgCGCGGAGATGACGGCGCGATGGGGACCTGCGCGCCATGGCTACGTGTCGGGACAAGATCATTCGACGTTGACTCCACACGGTACTACAATCATTGTGCACATATGCTTTTGCAGTGTTTAGCTTCGCAACTGTTTCTTACAAAAATTGAATCGTTTCGGGTGAAATTTATATAAGATCCTGCATTCCAAACATGCCTGTAGCCTCAGACAACCTCGGATCAGAAATACAATGGCACAAACTTGGCCAGGCGTTGTAGGAAGGCAAGAACAAACTTTTGGGTACTGCAGCTCTGCCGCCTGTGTTTTATCTTCATGGCCAGGTCTGGGATCTGGAAAGTAAAGGATCCGGGAATTTTATCCCAGGTTCCGAATGCAATGGGGGCAAAAGAATGATCAGCAGCATGGTAATATTTACATCGCGGAGAGGAACAAAACAGGGGCACCTAAACTACGTCAGGATACTACTCGGTTACAATtgggcaaaaaaagaaaaagaaaactcaTGTCACATTGTCATGGCCTAACATTGTGGAGCTTTGATCTAGGCCGTGGCGCGTCGTACCAGCCCACCAGATATTCCCAGCGTACTGCCAAGCATTCACAGCAGGCGTCCATTCTTGTCTGATAATTTATACACTTCTTTTTTCTGGTGACGGGACCATCTGACGGCTTCATCTAAATTATACCCTTCAACTTTAGCTCCCACCAAGCAAAAAAATGAGGCCAGCTTGGCGTCGAACATGTTCCGGTAAAAGCCTGTTGATGAGGTCTAGTTAAGCATTTGCTAGCTGCAAAAGGAAATGCGGAACCAATAAGCATAATGGTATGACGAGTTCAGACGTAACTGTTTCAAATTGGCAAATGGACACCCTAGTTTGATGAAGCAGCAATAGTTACAGCTTTTAACAGCCTAAGCTTTCTCTTATTCACTTACCTCATGCTTGAAGTTGAATAGAGGTGGGAATGGGCGTCAATTTGGCAGGCGTGCATTGGGCACCCGTAGCTCATCAAAGAAAGGATGTGCACAGGCATCAAGCTGCAATCAAATAATCAATTCCATAAGTACATTTATAACTTGAATCCTGCTTTGTCCTCTAGCTCTAGCAATGAGCCAATAGTGCTAAACGAAGATTAAATGTTCTGGACTAATATGTAGTTTTGGACTACTGATGATCATAATTACATATCCACAATACTTGGCACCGACGAAAGTTATAGAAGACTGGTATTGACCAATCTActtttgaaaaaacaaaaactacTCTGGAAAACACTTATAACATGACTGATGACACTAGTAAGTCTTGGTAATGCACTACACCACAGTCGTACACCAATACGATTTGAATAGCTATGTCTGACTGCCCCACCAAGATattcttatttatatttttcttattattcTACTACTTACTGCAAGTTGCCAAAAGTAATCTAAAAGGGTAATTAGCTAACAAATATTCACAGCAGTGCAATGGAGACTCGGTGAATACTGAAGTAGACGCGAAGCAAGATCTATGGCTTCAGGAGGCATTCTCTTATGGAAAACCTGAGAAAAAGTTAGAGCAATCAGTAGGTGCAATAATCATTCAAATTTAGCATCATGTATATATGCTTTTGATTTAGCATCTAGCTTACAGGAAAAACACAAAAATATTAACAGCACTGgaattatcataattaataaGAAATTACGGATATAGCAAAAAAATGTTAATTGATCGGATGACTATGTTTATAAAGATG
This genomic interval carries:
- the LOC133884322 gene encoding uncharacterized protein LOC133884322 isoform X1: MVIAAGEASGGGEGLAKAGGEAAHVVVDVVDECAAEEQQEEPGCRICHLGDGDGDGEVPERLSGRLVRLGCGCRGELAAAHQRCAEAWFSIRGSRSCEICGETAANISGSCGVGKEFIRQWHETAGAEGGGSPKACGFCRSQAFCNLLIACLIIVFISPWFLHNHMV
- the LOC133884322 gene encoding uncharacterized protein LOC133884322 isoform X2: MHGDHRRRGKPGRRMVVPDRGRNCAAEQQQCVICHLANEGRELPEAHVSGGLVRLGCGCRGKQAATHWGGAEALCSVCGSRSCEICGETAANISGSCGVGKEFIRQWHETAGAEGGGSPKACGFCRSQAFCNLLIACLIIVFISPWFLHNHMV